One region of Oncorhynchus keta strain PuntledgeMale-10-30-2019 chromosome 24, Oket_V2, whole genome shotgun sequence genomic DNA includes:
- the LOC118357688 gene encoding RUN and FYVE domain-containing protein 2-like isoform X4, producing the protein MATPAEHDLTLAEAESNKEKSQVFGILRFQEEKSTGEKASTTTSTTMRAGDGRWQAPIFALARKASETFSGSSSHVLAKVAEPTSFVNEWSAQALRDPMAMERANLLNMAKLSIKGLIESALSFGRTLDSDYPPLQQFFVVMEHCLKHGLRVKKSFLGYNKSLWGPLEMVEKLCPEAGEIAASVRDLPGLKTPLGRARAWLRLALMQKRLADYLRLLITRKDLLSDFYENSAVMVEEEGAVIVGLLVGLNVIDANLCVKGEDLDTQVGVIDFSMYLKNDIDDYRSEERNGQIAAILDQKNYVEELNRQLNSSVHGLQGRVDNLEKSNSKLIEELAIAKNNIIKLQEENHQLRNQNTVILMKAQQQLEVTQVDVDVELDTYKKSRQGLDEMYNEARKQLREECQLRQDVENELVVQVSMKQEMDLAMKLLEKDIHEKQDTLIGLRHQLDEVKAINVEMYSKMQTSDDGMKQKNDMITRLEEKTNQITATMKQLEQSDKDLLSQTRTLAMSFVKCASADTEHQYKLVKDISF; encoded by the exons ATGGCGACACCTGCAGAGCACGACCTTACATTAGCTGAAGCAGAGAGCAACAAAGAGAAGTCTCAAGTATTCGGAATCCTTAGGTTTCAGGAAGAAAAATCGACGGGTGAAAAAGCTAGCACCACCACGTCCACGACCATGAGAGCCGGGGACGGGAGATGGCAGGCCCCCATATTTGCACTAGCCAGGAAAGCATCAGAGACCTTTTCAGGAAGCAGCAGTCATGTTTTGGCGAAGGTAGCGGAACCCACATCTTTTGTAAACGAATGGAGTGCCCAAG CTCTGCGGGACCCTATGGCGATGGAGAGAGCCAACCTGCTGAACATGGCCAAGCTCAGCATCAAAGGCCTGATCGAGTCGGCCCTCAGTTTTGGACGCACCCTGGACTCCGACTACCCTCCACTCCAGCAGTTCTTCGTTGTCATGGAGCACTGCCTCAAACATGGTCTCAGAG TGAAGAAGTCATTTCTTGGATACAACAAGTCTCTGTGGGGTCCTCTGGAGATGGTGGAGAAGTTGTGTCCCGAGGCAGGAGAGATCGCAGCCAGCGTCAGGGACCTACCAGGACTAAA GACTCCGCTGGGCAGAGCTCGGGCCTGGCTGCGTCTAGCCCTGATGCAGAAGAGGCTGGCTGATTACCTCCGCCTTCTGATCACCAGAAAGGACCTGCTAAG TGATTTCTATGAGAATTCTGCTGtgatggtagaggaggagggtgcTGTCATTGTTGGCCTGCTGGTGGGACTCAATGTGATCGATGCCAACCTTTGTGTCAAGGGAGAAGACTTGGATACACAG GTTGGGGTCATTGACTTCTCCATGTACTTGAAAAATGACATTGATGACTACAGAAGTGAAGAAAG AAATGGTCAAATAGCAGCCATCCTGGACCAGAAGAACTACGTTGAAGAATTAAACAGGCAGCTTAA CTCTTCAGTACACGGCTTACAAGGGAGGGTCGATAACTTGGAGAAATCAAACTCTAAACTCATTGAGGAG CTGGCGATTGCAAAAAACAACATAATCAAACTACAAGAGGAGAATCATCAGCTTAGAAATCAGAACACTGTTATTCTCATGAAAGCTCAGCAGCAACTTGAG GTGACCCAGGTGGACGTGGACGTGGAGCTGGACACCTACAAGAAGTCGAGGCAGGGCCTGGACGAGATGTACAACGAGGCCAGGAAGCAGCTCAGGGAGGAGTGTCAACTACGCCAG GATGTGGAGAATGAGTTGGTGGTGCAGGTGAGCATGAAGCAGGAAATGGATCTGGCCATGAAACTGTTGGAGAAGGACATCCACGAAAAGCAGGACACACTGATCGGCCTCCGCCACCAGCTGGATGAAGTCAAGGCCATCAATGTGGAAATGTACTCAAAAATGCAG ACTTCCGATGACGGCATGAAACAGAAGAACGACATGATCACTCGTTTGGAGGAGAAGACCAATCAAATCACAGCAACCATGAAACAGCTGGAACAAAG TGATAAAGATTTGCTAAGCCAGACGCGAACGCTCGCCATGTCATTCGTAAAATGTGCCAGCGCAGACACTGAGCACCAATACAAGCTTGTTAAAGACATCTCTTTCTGA